The nucleotide window ATAAATGACTTAAAACACACTAATCTCTTGACAACCGTCTCAGGTAACAACTATATCACCCTCAATCTACCTGCGAGCGATTCAAGAAATGTAATAAACAAGAAAAACTATCCGAAATTAGGTAGTGAAAGAGTTTTAACTCCTCAAAATCGGTTTGAAACTTTTTTAATTGTTAGAGAACCAGATTACTCTTTTGATTTACCTAGATACTTCCGGCTAGGTAAAAAAAGAGGCAAAGCAAAGGTTCATTTGGAGGAGATAGATGTTATCGAGAAAACCGGTGTTTTTAATTTAAACCATCCTATTGGTGTCTATGATACTGATATGGTTCCCTCAGCCAACTTGATTACCAAAAAAATCAGGCCCGTACCACTAATGTTGCAGGCCAGGTACGAAGGAAAGTATCTTGAATTAAATACAGATAAAGTTAAGAAGATACCAGGTGATATAGGATTTCTAAAACAAAAAAGGTGAAAATAAAACCTTTATACCTCAAGGTAGAGAACAAAGATTATTTAGATGAGTTAAAACCATACACCCATCAATTAAAAGTTGAAAAACTAATCAAAAATAACAATAAGAGTTTTGGATTCAATTTTTCCCCTACTGGTAGCGGTAAAACTTTTTCTTGGTTGAAACCTGCAATTGAAGAAGGATATGGTGTTGTTGCGGTCTATCCCACGAATTCTTTGATAGAAGACCAATTTGAGACAGCGAAGAATTTTTGTAAAAGATACTATCCAGAAAAAGATGTTAAAATAACAGTTTTAACTAGAGAATCAGTGATTCAAATAAAGAAAAAATTAAAAACAAAAAGTAACGGTAAAGCGGTTGAAAAAATATTAAATAATCTAAACGAACATAACCTGAAAAAAGGCCCATCAATTTTATTGACTAATCCAGATATCTTGTTACTTATTTTGAAAGGTATGTATTCCTCTGGACAGTTTATGCGAGGCAATCTTTTTTCTAATAATCTTCTAGTAGTTGATGAATTTCATTTAGCAGATGTAAAACAGAGAAATGACCTTATTTTCATGGCATCCTATCTAATGGAAGAACCATATTCCAAAATAGAAAATACTTTATTTCTATCCGCTACTCCTAATAAAGAAATAATAAACAAATTAAGAAATACAATCTCCGGAGATATTGAAGTATTTGAATCTAAAACCTTTTCTTCGAAATTTAAAGAATCCAATTGTATAATGCCAGAAGCAGAATTAAATCTTTTCGTATCTGAGTTATTTAAAACAAGTAATCACATAACAGAAAACTACCTCGAAACTGTGCTTGAAGTCTGTAAGGATGGAAGAACTGTAATTATGCTTGATGGATTGAAAGAAGTGGATAAAATATACAACTTACTTAAATCCGAATTACCAGGAAAGAAAGTAAAAAGGATCGATGGTTTCCATAGAGATAAAATTGAGAAAAAACTATCCGAATTTGAAGTATTAGTTAGTAATTCTGCAGTTGAAGTTGGAATTGATTTCGAAGTTAAAAATATTATTTTCTCAGGATACTCTGATGCTAGATTCATGCAGAGAATCGGTAGATTAAGAAAAACTAGTTCTGATGCAGAAAACCACATCATAGCTTTAACAGATAAAAACTTAATTAATTCAATTAAAACAGAAAAACCTATAGAAAGAAAAAATCTTGAAGCCTTAGTGAGAGCTAAATTAGGTTCCAATAACCGACCTGAATCTTTCACACATACGTACTCAGTGATGGAATGGATACATTTCTATAACAAATTAAGAAATGAGTTAACTAGCTCTGAATTTAAAGAAACTGAAGAATTGATTACTAAATTAATTAAAAACTTGTTCTCAACTGATAGGAAAAAGATTACAGATAGATACTTAAAAAAACAAGCTAAAAAGGTTGTTAAAATAGAGGGGAAGGCAGGGCCTTCAAGTTATTTACGGGATCTTGAAACTTATAGAGGCGATAACTTTCAAGCTCTAGTTTATGACAAAACTGAAAATCAGATTAAGACCTATAATTTAAACCACCTCCTTAGATGGGGTGAAGTTGAGTTTCTCAAAAAAGAAAAGCTCCGAGATTTAATTCCTGACTCTAAAAAAGACAGATTTGACAATCTATCGAGATACATGAATGGTTACTGTTTATATGAAGGATCACTAGAAGAAAACTATAGAAACCTTTGGATTTCTCCATATAGCTCCAATTTTTTCATGTCCTATTTAAAAAAATCTAATGAAAACCCCATAATCGAGCCTCAAAATATTTCTGGAATAAGTTTCAGGACCAAACCTGAAATAAGTTCTATTGATAATCTGAATAAATATACTAAAAACAAAAAAATGGTTGTCAAGGCTTTAAGCGGATCTAAAAATGACATAAGAAATATTTATGGTGTTTCTGATTACATGATGCTCTATTCTATAAAAACAATGAATACATTACCAAAAATGGTCGCTGCTTTTGGTTTAGATTCTTTTTATTTACACCGGAGAGTGGTTGATAATCAAATACAAAGAACTAATTAACGTTTCAAATTTGAATCAGTTTATTTATTGTCCACGTAGATATTGGTATATCAAATTCTATAATACGATTGGTAACAATTTCTACAAAAAAGATGGTGAACTCAAACACAAGAATAAGTCAAAAAAAGGTGGCTGGGTTCATGAAGTTTATCTAGATTCCGAAGAGCTGGGGCTTAAAGGGAAAATAGATATTTTAGAACGAAACGACAAATTAATACCTATAGAGCGAAAACGAGCGGAAGACTATTTTTATAGTGATAAAATACAGGTTACAGGATACTGTATGTTACTGGAAGATAATATTGATAGAAAAATCAATAAGGGGGTTATCTATCTGTATGGTTCAGACAAAAGAGAGGAAATTGAAATAAATGAAGAATTGAGAAATAAAGTTACTCAAACTATTAATCAAATGAGAAACCTTGATAGTAATAATCCTCCAAAATTCGTTGACAACCCTAATAAATGTAAGAAATGTTCTACTTTAGGATATTGCATGCCAAAAGAATCTAAAATGCTAGGTGAATCCTAAATGGGGTTGAAATCCGCTGAACAAATATTAAATGAGTCATCGATTTACATAACGAAACAAGGTAGCCAGATTAGAATAAAAGGAGGTAGAATTAAGGTTTTCGATATCGAAAATGAAGAAGAAATAGGGTCATATCCAATCAAAAAGATAGACACTATCAATGTATTTGGAAACATCAATTTCACCACACCTTTCATAACAAAAGCAAGCAGTAATGGTATAACACTAAATTACTTCACCCAACACGGTAAGTATAAAGGATCATTTATCCCTAAAAAGAACACTATAGCAAGAATAAGGAGAGAACAATATAATCTATCAGATAAACAAAAACTAAAAATCTCAAAATCCATTATAGAAGGGAAAATAAGAAACTCCATCACGTTATTAAAAAGGAAGAAAATAACCCCACCAAACAAACTAGAAGAAATTATTGACTCAATAAAAAAAATAAGCGAAATAAACTTACTTCGATCTTATGAAGGACAAGCTGCTGACTTATATTTTAATAAATTAGATGAAGCCTTAATAGATAGATGGGAATTCAAAAAAAGAAGTAAAAACCCTCCAAAAAATCATATAAACTCCTTATTTTCTTTGACATATACTATGATAAAAAACGAAGTAATAACATCTTTACGTCAATACAACCTAGATCCGTTTTTAGGAATTATGCATGTCGATAGATATGGAAGACCTGCTCTCGCATTAGACATGATGGAAGAATTAAGACCAATTTTCTCCGACGCATTTTCAATCAGGCTAATCAATAGACAAACCCTAACCCATGACTCTTTTAAACAAAATAACCACCTTAAAGAACGAGAATTTAAAAAATACCTAAAAAAATTCGAAAAATACATGAAAGAAAAAATAACACACCCACATTTCGGATACAAAGTAACAAGGCGAAAATCAACTAGAATGCAAGCAATATTACTAAGAAAAACCATTACTGGAGAAATGAATAAATACCATCCACTAATATTCAAAAAATAAAATGAGATTAGTAGTAACCTACGACATAAGAAGCGATACCAGAAGAAGAAAAGTCTACAAAATACTAGAAAGCTACGGAGCATGGAAACAATACAGCGTTTTCGAACTAGAAATAACAAAAAAAGAAAAAATAGAATTAATAGACAGACTATCCCAAAAAATAACCAAAGAAGACAACATCCGAATATACACATTATGCAAAAAATGTGCAAAAGAAATAGAAGAACTAGGCAAAAAAACAAAAGAAAACAAAGACTTCGTAATATAAAAAACACACAAAAAACAAACATATATAAAAACATTGGACAACCCCCATCCAAGAAAAAACACACAAAAAACACAAGAAATAAGGCTTTTTAATACAAAAAGAAAACATCTAACCCCCGCCTCTAAACACCTTAGAAAATCCAAAAGGAATTGAAACTTATAGGAAGGGACTCTGGTTTCCAACCTATATGGACTCTCTAAACACCTTAGAAAATCCAAAAGGAATTGAAACCATAATATTGAGCGGGTTGGTGAGGATGAACGTGACCTCTCTAAACACCTTAGAAAATCCAAAAGGAATTGAAACTCGGTATCTCCCGGTCAGGTGTCTTAATAGTCATTTTTCTCTAAACACCTTAGAAAATCCAAAAGGAATTGAAACATTCCTCAAACCTTAATCCATACCAACCAAAAGAATCTATCTCTAAACACCTTAGAAAATCCAAAAGGAATTGAAACTTTGTTGATGGTGA belongs to Methanonatronarchaeum sp. AMET-Sl and includes:
- the cas5d gene encoding type I-D CRISPR-associated protein Cas5/Csc1, whose amino-acid sequence is MKAYRLEIETEGFIRFASREVGRLVDTGDFISNTSLYYALGLVNSPYIDTLKKPTYIKDTNDIHRKIYVAPAVPINDLKHTNLLTTVSGNNYITLNLPASDSRNVINKKNYPKLGSERVLTPQNRFETFLIVREPDYSFDLPRYFRLGKKRGKAKVHLEEIDVIEKTGVFNLNHPIGVYDTDMVPSANLITKKIRPVPLMLQARYEGKYLELNTDKVKKIPGDIGFLKQKR
- the cas3 gene encoding type I-D CRISPR-associated helicase Cas3' translates to MKIKPLYLKVENKDYLDELKPYTHQLKVEKLIKNNNKSFGFNFSPTGSGKTFSWLKPAIEEGYGVVAVYPTNSLIEDQFETAKNFCKRYYPEKDVKITVLTRESVIQIKKKLKTKSNGKAVEKILNNLNEHNLKKGPSILLTNPDILLLILKGMYSSGQFMRGNLFSNNLLVVDEFHLADVKQRNDLIFMASYLMEEPYSKIENTLFLSATPNKEIINKLRNTISGDIEVFESKTFSSKFKESNCIMPEAELNLFVSELFKTSNHITENYLETVLEVCKDGRTVIMLDGLKEVDKIYNLLKSELPGKKVKRIDGFHRDKIEKKLSEFEVLVSNSAVEVGIDFEVKNIIFSGYSDARFMQRIGRLRKTSSDAENHIIALTDKNLINSIKTEKPIERKNLEALVRAKLGSNNRPESFTHTYSVMEWIHFYNKLRNELTSSEFKETEELITKLIKNLFSTDRKKITDRYLKKQAKKVVKIEGKAGPSSYLRDLETYRGDNFQALVYDKTENQIKTYNLNHLLRWGEVEFLKKEKLRDLIPDSKKDRFDNLSRYMNGYCLYEGSLEENYRNLWISPYSSNFFMSYLKKSNENPIIEPQNISGISFRTKPEISSIDNLNKYTKNKKMVVKALSGSKNDIRNIYGVSDYMMLYSIKTMNTLPKMVAAFGLDSFYLHRRVVDNQIQRTN
- the cas4 gene encoding CRISPR-associated protein Cas4; the encoded protein is MIIKYKELINVSNLNQFIYCPRRYWYIKFYNTIGNNFYKKDGELKHKNKSKKGGWVHEVYLDSEELGLKGKIDILERNDKLIPIERKRAEDYFYSDKIQVTGYCMLLEDNIDRKINKGVIYLYGSDKREEIEINEELRNKVTQTINQMRNLDSNNPPKFVDNPNKCKKCSTLGYCMPKESKMLGES
- the cas1 gene encoding CRISPR-associated endonuclease Cas1, with the translated sequence MGLKSAEQILNESSIYITKQGSQIRIKGGRIKVFDIENEEEIGSYPIKKIDTINVFGNINFTTPFITKASSNGITLNYFTQHGKYKGSFIPKKNTIARIRREQYNLSDKQKLKISKSIIEGKIRNSITLLKRKKITPPNKLEEIIDSIKKISEINLLRSYEGQAADLYFNKLDEALIDRWEFKKRSKNPPKNHINSLFSLTYTMIKNEVITSLRQYNLDPFLGIMHVDRYGRPALALDMMEELRPIFSDAFSIRLINRQTLTHDSFKQNNHLKEREFKKYLKKFEKYMKEKITHPHFGYKVTRRKSTRMQAILLRKTITGEMNKYHPLIFKK
- the cas2 gene encoding CRISPR-associated endonuclease Cas2 yields the protein MRLVVTYDIRSDTRRRKVYKILESYGAWKQYSVFELEITKKEKIELIDRLSQKITKEDNIRIYTLCKKCAKEIEELGKKTKENKDFVI